From the Spiroplasma chrysopicola DF-1 genome, one window contains:
- a CDS encoding AAA family ATPase codes for MSVKSNLDKLKNQVGIKRCVIVEGNVNDIYENKNTYLGIKDKVKLLLQERGFNQVFTWDRIDGLTGGNISQLTLVDKNAPKKDQAGEAYDFGQELINSNNENKNQQQGQFTSLTEFFAIVRRNMLDTSPQKVAFIADCSDYLFSNEQSLSEEERVNLISISKAFRDKKFDQSEIIDFDTALIFITNNVGKLPTSFYLNNPDVTTITLSKPNREEREKFILTNKNFFKITEDLNQDLLKLQDIYDTMEGWTLKEVYQLIKYSNNIPERLPFEKLLNSYQYGEKVSPWEEMNYQKLATINEELKKRVIGQDHAIDKVKKVVYKAFTGLSGVQYSARRTKPKGTLFFVGPTGVGKTELAKALAKFLFGDEKNCIRFDMSEYNQEASDQKLIGAPPGYVGYEEGGQLTNAIKEKPFSVLLFDEIEKAHPRILDKFLQILEDGRLTDNKGQTVSFSDSFIIFTSNIGASEVDDKLPFSEIQKQFIEKVSNHFRTELKRPELLGRIGNNIVPFNFIKDEHFKATLILHKLKPIQFAVKEKYKVNLEFMNVNELLPIIMQDADDKKGGRDLLNSIEQHVVDSLSEFIFNNQAQFRPGQTIQLIVRNSQIEYALR; via the coding sequence ATGAGTGTTAAAAGTAATTTAGATAAATTAAAAAATCAAGTTGGAATTAAGCGTTGTGTAATTGTTGAAGGTAATGTTAATGATATTTATGAAAATAAAAATACTTATCTAGGCATCAAAGATAAAGTTAAATTATTATTGCAAGAACGTGGTTTTAATCAAGTTTTTACTTGGGATCGTATTGATGGTTTAACGGGAGGAAATATTAGTCAATTAACGCTAGTTGATAAAAATGCCCCTAAAAAAGACCAAGCTGGTGAAGCCTATGACTTTGGTCAAGAATTGATTAATAGTAATAATGAGAATAAAAACCAACAACAAGGTCAATTTACGTCCCTTACCGAATTTTTTGCAATAGTTCGTCGTAATATGCTTGATACAAGTCCTCAAAAAGTTGCTTTTATTGCTGATTGTTCGGATTATTTATTTTCTAATGAACAAAGTTTAAGTGAAGAAGAACGTGTTAACTTAATCTCAATTAGTAAAGCTTTTCGTGATAAAAAGTTTGACCAATCAGAAATTATTGATTTTGATACAGCGTTAATTTTTATTACTAATAATGTCGGAAAATTACCAACATCATTTTATTTAAATAATCCCGATGTTACAACAATTACATTAAGTAAACCAAACCGTGAAGAACGCGAAAAATTTATTTTAACAAATAAAAACTTCTTTAAAATTACAGAAGATTTAAACCAAGATCTTTTAAAATTACAAGACATCTATGACACAATGGAAGGATGAACTTTAAAAGAAGTTTATCAATTAATTAAGTACTCAAATAATATTCCTGAACGCTTACCATTTGAAAAGCTGTTAAATTCATATCAGTACGGGGAAAAAGTATCACCATGAGAAGAAATGAATTACCAAAAATTAGCAACAATTAATGAAGAATTAAAAAAACGAGTAATTGGTCAAGACCATGCGATTGATAAGGTTAAAAAAGTTGTCTATAAAGCCTTTACAGGGCTATCTGGGGTCCAATATTCAGCTCGCCGAACAAAACCAAAAGGAACATTATTTTTTGTTGGTCCAACTGGAGTTGGGAAAACAGAATTAGCAAAAGCGTTAGCAAAGTTTTTATTTGGAGATGAAAAAAATTGTATTCGTTTTGATATGTCTGAATATAATCAAGAAGCTAGTGACCAAAAATTAATTGGAGCGCCTCCAGGTTATGTTGGTTATGAAGAAGGGGGACAACTAACAAATGCCATTAAGGAAAAACCATTTAGTGTTTTATTATTTGATGAAATTGAAAAAGCCCACCCCCGTATTTTAGATAAGTTTTTACAAATTTTAGAAGATGGGCGCTTAACAGATAATAAGGGTCAAACAGTTAGTTTTTCTGACTCCTTTATTATTTTTACTTCAAATATTGGGGCTAGTGAAGTTGATGATAAATTACCATTTTCCGAAATTCAAAAACAATTTATTGAAAAAGTTTCTAATCATTTCAGGACAGAATTAAAACGACCAGAATTATTAGGGCGAATTGGAAATAATATTGTTCCCTTTAACTTTATTAAAGATGAACATTTTAAAGCAACCTTGATTTTACATAAATTAAAACCAATTCAATTCGCTGTTAAAGAAAAATATAAAGTAAATTTAGAATTTATGAATGTTAATGAACTGTTACCAATCATTATGCAAGATGCTGATGACAAAAAAGGTGGACGGGACTTATTAAATAGTATTGAACAACATGTTGTTGATAGTTTAAGTGAGTTTATTTTCAATAACCAAGCCCAGTTTCGCCCTGGGCAAACAATTCAATTAATTGTTCGTAACAGTCAGATTGAATATGCGTTGAGATAA